A portion of the Vulpes vulpes isolate BD-2025 chromosome 5, VulVul3, whole genome shotgun sequence genome contains these proteins:
- the CHRM1 gene encoding muscarinic acetylcholine receptor M1, with the protein MNTSAPPAVSPNITVLAPGKGPWQVAFIGITTGLLSLATVTGNLLVLISFKVNTELKTVNNYFLLSLACADLIIGTFSMNLYTTYLLMGHWALGTLACDLWLALDYVASNASVMNLLLISFDRYFSVTRPLSYRAKRTPRRAALMIGLAWLVSFILWAPAILFWQYLVGERTVLAGQCYIQFLSQPIITFGTAMAAFYLPVTVMCTLYWRIYRETENRARELAALQGSETPGKGGGSSSSSERSQRGTEGSPETPPGHCCRCCRTPRLLQAYSWKEEEEEDEGSMESLTSSEGEEPGSEVVIKMPMVDPEAPAPTKQPPRSSPNTVKRPTRKGRERAGKGQKPRGKEQLAKRKTFSLVKEKKAARTLSAILLAFILTWTPYNIMVLVSTFCKNCVPETLWELGYWLCYVNSTINPMCYALCNKAFRDTFRLLLLCRWDKRRWRKIPKRPGSVHRTPSRQC; encoded by the coding sequence ATGAATACCTCGGCCCCACCCGCTGTCAGCCCCAACATCACCGTTCTGGCACCGGGAAAGGGTCCCTGGCAAGTGGCCTTCATCGGGATCACCACAGGCCTCCTGTCCCTGGCCACAGTGACAGGCAACCTGCTGGTTCTCATCTCCTTCAAGGTCAACACTGAGCTCAAGACAGTCAACAACTACTTCCTGCTCAGCCTAGCCTGCGCTGACCTCATCATCGGTACCTTCTCCATGAACCTCTATACCACGTACCTGCTCATGGGCCACTGGGCGCTGGGCACCCTGGCCTGCGACCTCTGGCTGGCCCTGGACTACGTGGCTAGCAATGCCTCCGTCATGAACCTGCTGCTCATCAGTTTTGACCGCTACTTCTCCGTGACCCGGCCCCTGAGCTACAGAGCCAAGCGCACACCCCGCCGGGCAGCCCTGATGATCGGCCTGGCCTGGCTGGTCTCCTTCATCCTCTGGGCCCCGGCCATCCTCTTTTGGCAGTACCTGGTAGGGGAGCGGACAGTGCTGGCCGGGCAATGCTACATCCAGTTCCTCTCCCAACCCATCATCACCTTTGGCACAGCCATGGCTGCCTTCTACCTCCCAGTCACGGTCATGTGCACACTCTACTGGCGCATCTACCGGGAGACGGAGAATCGGGCCCGGGAGCTTGCGGCCCTGCAGGGCTCCGAGACTCCCGGTAAGgggggcggcagcagcagcagctcagaGCGATCCCAGCGGGGGACTGAGGGCTCCCCAGAGACCCCTCCGGGCCactgctgccgctgctgccgcACACCCCGGCTGCTGCAGGCCTACagctggaaggaagaagaagaagaggacgAAGGCTCCATGGAGTCCCTCACCTCGTCGGAGGGTGAGGAGCCCGGCTCCGAGGTGGTGATCAAGATGCCCATGGTGGATCCCGAGGCGCCGGCCCCCACCAAGCAGCCCCCCCGGAGCTCTCCCAATACAGTCAAGAGGCCCACGCGGAAAGGGCGTGAGCGAGCAGGCAAGGGCCAGAAGCCCCGAGGGAAGGAGCAGCTGGCCAAGCGGAAGACCTTCTCGCTGGTCAAGGAAAAGAAGGCGGCTCGGACCCTGAGTGCCATTCTGCTGGCCTTCATCCTCACCTGGACGCCATACAACATTATGGTGCTGGTGTCCACCTTCTGCAAGAACTGTGTTCCCGAGACCCTGTGGGAGCTGGGCTACTGGCTGTGCTACGTCAACAGCACCATCAACCCCATGTGCTACGCGCTCTGCAACAAAGCCTTCCGGGACACCTTCCGCCTGCTGCTGCTCTGCCGCTGGGACAAGCGTCGCTGGCGCAAGATCCCCAAACGCCCTGGCTCTGTGCACCGCACCCCCTCCCGCCAGTGCTGA